The nucleotide sequence ATGGCACTGCTTCAACTTTCCCTTTGTCCCAGTTTTCTCTGCCATCACAAATCCTCTCTAGACAAAGTTTGGGTCAATTCCATCAAGAAAATGAGAaatggaatttcagtttacttcctgaattgacggAATTGAAATGGCTTTGACCAACCCTAGCAGACATGACATACACCATCATGTGCTATGTTTCATACATACACTGAGCCAGTCACCTCATACACAGAGCAAGTCACCTCATACACTGAGCCAGTCACCTCATACACTGAGCCAGTCACCTCATACACTGAGCCAGTCACCTCATACACGGAGCCAGTCACCTCATACATAGAGCCAGTCACCTCATACACTGAGCCAGTCACCCCATACACAGAGCCAGTCACCTCATACACGGAGCCAGTCACCTCATACACTGAGCCAGTCACCTCATACACTGAGCCAGTCACCTCATACACTGAGCCAGTCACCTCATACACTGAGCCAGTGACCTCATACACAGAGCCAGTGACCTCATACACTGAGCCAGTCACCTCATACACTGTGCCAGTCACCTCATACACAGAGCCAGTCACCTCATACACTGTGCAAGTCACCTCATACACTGTGCAAGTCACCTCATACACAGAACCAGTGACCTCATACACTGTGCAAGTCACCTCATACACATTGTTTCTTCACATTCCTGTAGGTGCTTTTTGGAGATCCAAAAAGGTCTGCATGGGTACTGAGGACCAATCAGGGCTCCTACCAACCTCTCGACTTCCTAAAGGCCCGTTTCCCTGCCGGGTTCCACCCAAACCCCGGCCCAGAAGGGAACGATGGCACGACGCCACAGACACTGTGACTGTCCTGAACAGGAACACCTGTACAGGTGAAGCAGGGGACCATGGTCAGGAGAAGGGACAACTGACCAGGAACAAGTCCCTACCACCCCTCATCAATAGCCAGGGGGACTCTATTTCATCTGAAGTTATGAACTCTGGTTCTTCCAGGATCCAATCTGCATCTTCACCGACACCAGCGGAGGAACAAGGGGCTTCCATCAGGTTCACACCTGTTCCAAAGCCTCGTCTCAGAGTCGGACCAACACCTGCAGAGGAACAAGGGGCTTCCATCAGGTTCACACCTGTTCCAAAGCCTCGTCTCAGAGTCGGACCAACACCTGCAGAGGAACAATGGGCTTCCATCAGGTTCACACCTGTTCCAAAGCCTCGTCTCAGAGTCGGACCAACACCTGCAGAGGAACAATGGGCTTCCATCAGGTTCACATCTGTTCCAAAGCCTCGTCTCAGAGTCGGACCAACACTTAACCCACACAGCAGAGACTCAGGTAGGACAAACACTTAACCCACACAGTAGAGAATCAGGTAGGACCAACACTTAACCCACACAGCAGAGACTCAGGTAGGACCAACACTTAACCCACACAGCAGAGACTCAGGTAGGACCAACACTTAATCCACACAGCAGAGACTCAGGTAGGACCAACACTTAACCCACACAGCAGAGAATAAGGTAGGACCAACACTTAACCCACACAGCAGAGAATCAGGTAGGACCAACACTTAACCCACACAGCAGAGACTCAGGTAGGACCAACACTTAAACCACACAGCAGAGACTCAGGTAGGACCAACACTTAACCCACACAGCAGAGACTCAGGTAGGACCAACACTTAACCCACACAGCAGAGACTCAGGTAGGACCAACACTTAATGCACACAGCAGAGACTCAGGTAGGACCAACACTTAATCCACACAGCAGAGACTCAGGTAGGACCAACACTTAATCCACACAGCAGAGACTCAGGTAGGACCAACACTTAACCCACACAGCAGAGACTCAGGTAGGACCAACACTTAACCCACACAGCAGAGACTCAGGTAGGACCAACACTTAATGCACACAGCAGAGACTCAGGTAGGACCAACACTTAACCCACACAGCAGAGACTCAGGTAGGACCAACACTTAATCCACACAGCAGAGACTCAGGTAGGACCAACACTTAAACCACACAGCAGAGACTCAGGTAGGACCAACACTTAACCCACACAGCAGAGACTCAGGTAGGACCCTTCAGTTATGAAACTACTGTGTGTTTATTGTGAGAGTTCTGGTAAGACTTCCAATGTCTTCATTACAGACGGCGCATGAAACTCGAAACTTACTCGTGAACACAGTACATTGGCATCTCTAATACTTTGACGGATACAGTATCATGACAGCTTTCTTGTTTCCATAACAGGTCTGGTAGCAGGACATATGGAGGAACCCTTATGCTTACGTACCAACCCCGTCCAAAGACTTCCTCCCCCAAACAAGCCCCTCCCAACTTTAAAATTAAACAGTATTGTTCAGAGAATGGTCCACATGAACACTGAGAACAGAAACATTGGATCCATGGTTGTCATTGACACTGAGGGCTCAGTAGCGGATTACACACAGGTTCCaagaggcagccaggagaggctGAACACTACTGTGACAGACAAGCTGAAAGCAAACCGCAGAGAGAAAAACGGATTATTAGAAGCCTTGTGGCAGGAACGCAGACTGGTGCAAGAGAGTGGAATACTGTCGTACCTCGACAAGCAAGAGCTGCTGCTACAGGAGGTATACAGTATCATCAGTGTGTTTTCTATACTGTTTGTAAGACATTTATCTAAGAGCTGTTGCCACAGGAGGTATACAGTATCATCAGTGTGTTTTCTATACTGTCGTACCTCAACAAGCAAGAGCTGTTGCCACAGGAGGTATACGGTATCATCAGTGTGTTTTCTATACTGTTTGTAAGACATTTATCTAAGCCTTTTCTTTCCAATAGGTGTCTTGTTCATTGTGATTGATGGACACCATTGTATGGATAACTGCATTTgatctctcactctttctctctctctctgtctccctccctcctctctctttctctttctatctctgtctccctccctctctccctttctctctctctctgtctccctccctcgtGTCCCAGAGTATGTATGAGGTGGTGACGACAGAGCAGTCCTACCTGGAGAGGCTGGGTGTCGCTGTGAACCATTTCATGAAGTCATCAACCCTGCGTCTAGCCCTGTCACCCAGAGACCACAAGTCCCTTTTCTCTAGTATTGCCAAGATCAGGGAGATTAGCCAGAAGTAAGCCTGCCTGTTGCACATTGGGTGCCAATCTAAGGGTGCAACCACTTCATTACTAGTCTTACCTGTACAAAGACCAATGCATTAGCTTGTTGTGCCTTTGAGGACTGATCTGAGAAGATCGTTGTGTTGTCAGATTTGTAGATGCGATGAAGGACGAGCTGGAGTCTAACCTGCTATGTGACATATTGTATTCTCAGCTTTCTAGATGTAATGAGGGAGGAGCTGGAGTCTAACCTGCTATGTGACATATTGTGTGATGTCATCCATCGCCACACCAGCAGCCACTTTGGTGCCTATGTGGACTACATCCGTAACATGCCTTACCAGGAACAGACCATGCACAACCTGGGGTATGTAAAGAACATTGGTTAATATTGCCTCGGCTCTTTCCCAATTCCTCTTTACTCAAATCCTctttcctcacctcctcctcaaaAGACATTGGAGGAGATGGCTAGAGGGGAGGGACATGGGATGTTCTCATCCAATGCGATTTGAGAAGGATgcgaggagagaggatgcaaggAATCAATGAAAAACTTAATTTAGAAAGAGCCCTGGTCTCATATGTGCTCATTCCACTGTCAGTTCccgggtggacagccataccttctgcccgagatgataccggggagccggggtctggtggcgatccgcttgtcatcgatacctggaggtggtcttgaggagggccaaacgggctctcctccaggtacgacgacagcggcggacaaacacCTGGGCAGAAGGTATCTCTTCTTtctgctcagggaagagcgggggctgataccccagggaatggtgataggcccgtggcagagcagggaagggtgttgtgGGTGTATTCGACCCAcacaagctgctggctccaggtggtgcgGAGAACAGGCAGCGCAGAGTAGTCTCAaggtcctggttggctcgcttcgactggccgttggactgggggtggaaccaggaggacaggctggctgacgacccaatgagggtgcagaacgccttccagaaccgggacgagaaACCAGGGTGCTGTAGCCCCAGGTAAAGCGGCAGTAAAAGTTGGTGAAACCCAGGAACCGCTGCAGCTGTACTCTGGATGTAGGCtgcggccaatccaccaccgctctcaccttctcGGGATCCAGCTGTACGCTCCCTGCAGCGATGATGTAACCcagaaaggggatggtggagcgatggaattcgCACTTCTGTTTTtacaaaaagctggttctccaggaggcattGGAGAACCTGCCGGACGTGGAGCACGTGTTCTTGGGCGGAGCGAGAAaagacgaggatgtcatcaaggtagacgaagacgaaccggttcaacatgttgctgagaacatcattaaccagagcctggaacacagcaggaatGTTGGTAAGGTCAAAGGGCATGACCAGGTACTCGTAGTAGCCGCTGGCCGTGTTGAATGCAGTCTTTCACTCGTCCgtccgtcccccccccccccccgtggagcggctcgaaggccgaggagatgagaggtagcgggtagcggttcttcACCGTGATGTCATTGAGACCTCGGTAGTTGATGCATGGgcgcagggttttgtccttcttctacacaaagaagaaccctgcaccGGTGGGGGAGGCAGAAAGACGGATCAACCCAGCAGCTATGAACCCAGCAGTCctaaatgtacactaccggtcaaaagttttagatcacctactcattcaagggtttttccttatttttactattttaaatgttgtggaataatagtgaagacatcaaaactatgaaataacacatatggaaccatgtagtaaccaaaaaaagtgttcggGAAGAGGTGAATTGGCAGCCTTTGGAGACTCTCGGAGTAATTTGGGTATCCTCGCGTTCTCTCGGCAACGGAGCCGTCGGGGACTTCTAGGTGGAAACCTTGGACGGGTGAGTGAAATCaaatctcctctccttcctttcttCCTGTAGTCGCCCATCGATCAGAATGGTCAAGGCGATGAGCAAATCGAGATCCATCGGTAGTTCCAGGGCAGCAAGCTCGTCTTTTACTTCCTCTGAAACTCCgtgcaggaacatgtcgaacagtgcttccgggttccaggcactctcagctgcCTACGTCCAGAACTGAAGTCGCCACGCTGTGGGAACCTTGCTGAAGCTGGAGTGACTTCCGGGCAGCCTCTTTCCCGGACAACGGAGCATCGAAAACTTTCTTTACCTCTGCCACGAACTCCTCCAGACTGGAGCATACGGCCGACTGTTGTTCCCATACAGCATAGCCCAGGCGAGAACCCTCCCGaacatcagcgtgatgaggtatGCTATCTTAGAGCGGTCCGAGGGAGGGCTGCAGCTCGATGATGAGTAAACACTGAGCGAGAAACGCCCGACAGCTACCCGACTCTCCAACAAAGCGCTCCGCGGGAGGTAAGCGGGGTGACGGTACTGCAACAGCCAGGtaactgaggggctgggaggttaccgtcGTGGTAGCCTGCATACTAGACAACccacggaattgctccagcaatgtgttCAATGCTTGGTCGTGGCGTTCGGCTAAGGTCTGCAACTCCTCGTGCcatccaatggtggctccttgggaggagagggCGTTGtggagctggtccgagtctgctgtgTCAGTCAATGGCGagttcgtactatcacgtttcaggtatgacccagatgcagacagtgtcgaagaaacaacagtttatttctaatacaggggcaggcaaacgacaggtcaaaggcaggcaggggtcaataatccagggaGAGTGCAAAGGGTCCAGAACGgaaggcagtctcagggtcagggcagataTGATTCAATAATCCGGTAAGgtggggtaaggtacagaacggcaggcaggctcagggtcagggcaggcagaacgatCAAAACCaggaaggactagaaaacaggagcaggGAAACAGGCAGGAACAGGGGAACAAACACCGGTAGGTTTCACAAACAAaactaactggcaacagacaaacagagaacacaggtataaatacacaggggataatggggaagatgggcgacacctggagggaggtggagacaagcacaaagacagatgaaacagatcagggtgtgacaggtatTTAGACAGGACAGAGCATTATTGGTACTGTAGTGTATTATGCTACAACAGAGACTTTGTTTATACCTGTTTTGTAACTCTAATGCGTCCCCGAGCAGCAGGGAGAACCCCCAGATCATGGAAATATTAAGGAAGCTACAAGATGACCAACGCTGTTATCGTCTGCCCCTGAAGTCCTTCCTGGTCCTTCCCTTTCAGAGGATCACACGACTCAAGATCCTCGTAGAGGTGAGAGGTGTGGAGATGTTACATTGTACCCTATTAAATAAATATGACCCGGTACTGCCATTATGCAAGATAATGCAGATTCATATTGATGGTATTCCTGTTCCTAGAACATTTTGAAGAGTACAGAGCGGGGGTCAGAGAGGCAGGTGTCTACAGAGAAAGCACTGAGAGCACTCATAAAGGTATACAACTTTTCACCTATTATTACCTGTCAGGGCAATGAGATTGAGACTGTAACCTCATacaaatatcttggaattttaattgatgacggcctctcttttaaattgcatattgaacaatttacaaaaaaatttaagctgaaattgggattttattttaggaataaggcctgtttttcttttgaagccagaaggaggctagtatcagctacatttatgcctttactagactatggggatattttatatatgaatgcttccgctcagtgtttgagatcaattgataccctttaccatggcactttgagatttattttaaactgcaaaacccttactgtcacgccctgaccatagagaaccttttattctctatgttggttaggtcggggtgtgactagagtgggttatctaggttgttgtatgtttatgttggcctggtatggtttccaatcagaggcagctgtttatcgttgtctctgattagggATCATatataggcagccatttccccactgggtttttgtgggatcttgttttgagtCAGTGCATGTGGCACCTCAGTACTGCACGGTCGTTGTTGGTtacttgtttttatttttttaagtttcacaaaataaaagatgtggaactcagagcACGCGGACTTGGTCTGTTTATTCtacagacgatcgtgacacttacgcaccactgcactttgtattcCAGGgatggctggccttctctagtcactcgtatgctcagtcactggtatacttttatttacaaagccattttgggtttactacctttttatttgggcatttttattgttcagaaatgtggtgggtactctcttcgttcgctggactttatcctgctgactgttccaaatgtccgaactgaatttggtaaaagggcttttatgtactctgcgccatcagcttggaacgccttacaaaatacttttaaactggaagaacttgtcccaattggtatttttaaatcactgatgaatgatcttgagactgattccctgacctgtcaatgtttttaatttgctgtttttgattttgtttatactcttgtgaattctatggtttttactagattacttgaagtttttcatgttgtttgtctgtaatttttgtaatgacttggtgctgcctatcttggccaggaccctcttgaaaaagagattttaaatctcaatgagcccttcctggttaaataaaagttaaataaataaaaaagaaatacattgcaattagggctgttgcggtgaccatattaccgccacaccggcggtcacgagtcatgaagggagtcaaattccatgtgactttttagtcacggtaattaggcttctccaaactCTGATGCTGCCGATGGTCATTAGTATGCCATCCAAACTTgcaaactgcctggtactcagcacacTCTATTGTCCCGCTAAtctctctgacatcaatgcaaatgtatttgaaaatcgaatcaaacactttATGAGAGCcgatgagctcatgttgcgcaaaaTTTCTAGAGGTTATGCAATTGCGCGAGAAAACAgtgtgatggcctctattaaaaagaggaggttcCCATCGTCATTCTAtgggctaggcctactatatttatttctcaactttccgaatattaagcacattgcttatctttactACAGGACGATAACctgcctggctggcatgaaaatgaaccacaggaaagcgtcctccattcactttttaagtgcatagatgacaggTATTTTTTCCAATCCCCCTGTTTTGAgaaaggtgcatgataatggtccattctaaatccaaacaaatttcacacatatattatttagtacatgtaaagacaagattaaatcaagaatagtctgatgggtgacaatatagCCTATcatttgtgaattatatattatcacttgtaaatGATGCCCAGCGTAAagcaagaaacaatgccttttttgtgtgactttttctaatcatagtcgcacaccatgtgtagcctagcccataggcctatatgttttgataaggtttgtatcacaactaaagtggccaaataacttcttaaaatgtagCACATTATTccactttacaaggggtgtagagcctaactggcatacataagcaccATCAACTACTATGGGGAATAGTATATTGACATAGTGCtaatgcttttgctgttcgttaagcctactcatcttgttggctgatgaagagtaaatgtggacagttcttccaatatcttcattATGCACCtaggaattggataaggacgcacgCAGTTGTGCGTCCCCGATATGTCtttcttcacttgtagcctgtgagaaagacccgatcacgtgagccatgtgagtgagaggttctTCTGAGCACCTTCAGGGATGAAGGGCACAATGCCACACTCTGGGTCAAGGGCACAAccgccactggccgcaaaagacATGGATCTTTATatggtgcattacggccacacaaaggggacgTCCCCGGGAAAATTCGATGCATTagcaagtgcttgtcaaattgtgaatgagagactgatgaagtgtgtacagcctgcgcaaaaaaaaacaaagcagagctcatgcctttcatgcaacttttttcaaatcatcattagagtctcaTCATTCAGCCTTACAGCGTATTAAACATCAAAagatatagcccaacgtttgtagaacaactaaagttacattcattactctaaattaagcatataggagtttctatttctttgttaactgttcaacacagaatagccgtatgttcacactccctcaaattgtttggagaaaatatcctttctattttattcagcttagTTCAATTGTATTCTTGTTACTATAATATTAAATAATACCACAGAATTCTAAGcacatcttgtctgctaaatgaactagtgtagcccacagccatttggcatagacagatcaggacctaacataacgACAACTCAGAGGATGcgattctgttcttctgaaatagactacattttcttcatatcatgtttctttagacctgtctaaaataaataatggatttattgtgatggtgtagactatattacatggatttattagacttttttaaatgtagatgttccaaaggtctgcatcagtggctcgaaggctatgtgtggaagccaggagatgctaaatgtgtttatgttaattaacgggcaattaccgtgagaccaacatttatttgcttgacaatcaccggctgacgaaatttcgtgaccgccacagccctaattACAATACTTTATAATATTAGACACACAGGACCAACACAATTTCCACCCAATGGCATTGAGCGCATCGTGCCCTCTGACCCCTCAGGTAGTTGAGGCCTGCAATAGGGAGGTGGGGAGGatgaagatgatggaggaaatCGTTCACATcgccaacaaaactgagtttgAATGCAAGGTGAAAAAAAATGCTAAATAAGATTTTGATTTTCAATTAAGTAGCATTAAATGGTGATAAATGATAAATCAGTAGAGATCCGAGAATGAGTTTTAACCAGAACTCTTAATCAAACCTTAAACGTCCTAGTCACACGTGTATTTTCCCTCTTCAAGGCCCTGCCCctggtgtcttcctc is from Salvelinus alpinus chromosome 16, SLU_Salpinus.1, whole genome shotgun sequence and encodes:
- the LOC139541650 gene encoding ephexin-1, which gives rise to MGTEDQSGLLPTSRLPKGPFPCRVPPKPRPRRERWHDATDTVTVLNRNTCTGEAGDHGQEKGQLTRNKSLPPLINSQGDSISSEVMNSGSSRIQSASSPTPAEEQGASIRFTPVPKPRLRVGPTPAEEQGASIRFTPVPKPRLRVGPTPAEEQWASIRFTPVPKPRLRVGPTPAEEQWASIRFTSVPKPRLRVGPTLNPHSRDSGLVAGHMEEPLCLRTNPVQRLPPPNKPLPTLKLNSIVQRMVHMNTENRNIGSMVVIDTEGSVADYTQVPRGSQERLNTTVTDKLKANRREKNGLLEALWQERRLVQESGILSYLDKQELLLQESMYEVVTTEQSYLERLGVAVNHFMKSSTLRLALSPRDHKSLFSSIAKIREISQNFLDVMREELESNLLCDILCDVIHRHTSSHFGAYVDYIRNMPYQEQTMHNLGRENPQIMEILRKLQDDQRCYRLPLKSFLVLPFQRITRLKILVENILKSTERGSERQVSTEKALRALIKVVEACNREVGRMKMMEEIVHIANKTEFECKALPLVSSSRWLVRQGQLAQLSEKENIFGHRKLCHIYLFLFNDLLLVTTRKGMDRFVVRDHVHRSLIEVSEGLEEKEDLVCASWERMFCIALLKNQRGTTSQLLLQASTHAEKITWMEMLSHRVDGMEGIYEEWDCPQVRCTEVYVAQQPGELSVQLGDTVNVIQKTADGFLEGRRLVDGERGWFPDYCAAQVTNEYVQRKHLRQRYHVLQTANRILTRRHTVPRATACFR